Proteins encoded by one window of Lathyrus oleraceus cultivar Zhongwan6 chromosome 1, CAAS_Psat_ZW6_1.0, whole genome shotgun sequence:
- the LOC127079614 gene encoding outer envelope membrane protein 7, with the protein MGAITSAVIAVAAVILGWITIEIACKPCLEQGREAIDRNLNPDYDPDDDNAVRAPLNPAASTTDPEAAASSTDAKFVS; encoded by the coding sequence ATGGGAGCAATCACAAGCGCAGTCATAGCAGTGGCTGCCGTGATTCTAGGTTGGATCACCATCGAGATCGCATGTAAACCTTGTCTTGAACAAGGCCGTGAAGCCATCGATCGGAATCTCAACCCCGATTACGATCCCGACGACGACAACGCCGTTCGAGCACCACTCAACCCTGCCGCATCCACCACCGATCCCGAAGCCGCCGCCTCTTCCACCGATGCTAAATTCGTTTCATAA